One segment of Solanum lycopersicum chromosome 1, SLM_r2.1 DNA contains the following:
- the LOC138341771 gene encoding uncharacterized protein yields the protein MAPFEALYGRRCRSPIGWFDAFEVRPWGTDLSRESLDKVSSMKGVMRFGKKGKLSRWYTVPFEIIERIGEVAYQLALPPCLLGVHHNLTFEKEPITIFDRQIQKLCFKENASVKVQWKYRPMEEAT from the exons ggctctgtatggtaggagatgtcgatctccaattggctggtttgatgcatttgaggttagaccatggggtacagaTTTGTCGAGGGAGTCTTTGGACAAG gtttcatccatgaagggtgtgatgaggtttggaaagaagggcaagttaAGCCGATGGTATACTGTTCCTTTCGAGATTATTgagcgtattggtgaggtggcgtatcagttggctttgccacctTGTTTGTTGGGTGTTCATcat aatttgacttttgagaaAGAGCCGATCACCATTTTTGATAGGCAAATTCAAAAGCTATGTTTCAAGGAGAAtgcttcagtaaaggttcaaTGGAAGTATCGTCCAATGGAGGAGGCTACATGA